The genomic segment GGAGTAGTTACATCCAGTATAGATTCTCTATCTTCTCTACCTGCTCTACCTCTATCCATCCAAAAATAACTTCAGCTTCCTGTAACATTTTAGTAGAAACCTTATCATATTCAACTGTCTTTATTGAAGCTTCTGGTGCTATATTATGTAATTAAGCAATTTCCTTTTCATTGAATCTAAAGTACTCATTAAACATTCCTTCTTTTTAATATTTAACCTAAAATTAACATCAAAATTAAAATAGAATTTATGATTAAAATTCTCCTGAATTACACATCTTAATCATGAAAAGGAGGCGATATTAAAATGCAGCTTAAAAATATAATGACTAGTGATGTATCAACTATTGATACCAATTCTACCGTTCAGGATGCAGCTAAAATCATGAATGATTTAGACGTTGGAATTGTACCTGTCTGCAGCGGCCAAAAACCTGTTGGAGTAGTTACTGACCGGGATATTGTACTTCGAAATACTGCCCAAGGCGGCGATATTAATACACCAATAGAGCAGGTTATGTCTGACGATCCAGTCTACGGAACCCCAGATATGTCCCCCCAGGAAGCTGCCCAGTTAATGTCTGAAAAACAGATTAGACGGCTGCCGATAGTAGAAAATGATAATATTGTCGGTATTATCTCCTTAGGAGACCTATCTACAGAATCTAGAACTGATATGGAAGCCGGTAAGGCCTTATCAACTATTTCAACTCCTAGCCGTCCCGAAAAATAACAGCTATCTACTAAAGTCCCTACTTGTTAAGTAGGGACTTTTAATTTATTAAATCACTATTTACATTGATAGAATACCCAATATTATTATAATGAGGAATAGAAGCAAATTTCCTTCTACAATTCCTCGTAGATTGCTATCTAGCATTAACCTTATTTATAAAATATTGGTGAAAGTTTGAATCAGTAGTTAACTCAGGATGAAAGGAAGTAGCTAAAAAGTTCTTCTCTTCTACGGCTACAATATTCTCATCAATTCTTGCTAAGACCTTTACTTCAGACCCTACTTCCGTCACATAAGGAGCACGGATAAAAACCAATGGCAGACTCTCTTCAGCCACAGCTGGAACTTCAACTTCAGTTCGAAAACTGGCTAACTGATTGCCATAGCCATTCCGTTTAACTGTAATATTCATTAATCCTAGATGATTCTTACCACTGCCTAAAATCTCTTTAGCCAGCAGAATCATTCCTGCACAGGTACCCCAGATAGGAAGACCAGCTTTACCTAATTCAATTAATTTCTCTTTCAATCCAAAAATCTCAATTAATCTACCTATTGTTGTGCTCTCACCGCCTGGAATAATCAATCCATCCAATTTTGTTAATTCACTCTGTTTTTTGACTGGAGAGGCTTCAACCTCAGGTAGAGATTCTAACAATGATAAATGCTCCTCTACTCCGCCCTGTAGTGCCAGGACTCCTACTTTAACCACTGTTACCAGCCTCGCTGGGCCAGTTTTTCATCATCCGATAAGGTATCAACATTAATACCAACCATAGCTTCGCCTAGATTTTCTGATACTTCAGCTACTACTTCCGGGTCATCGTAGTGGGCTACAGCTTCAACAATGGCCCGCCCCCGTTTGCTGGGATCTCCTGATTTGAAGATACCTGAACCGACAAAAACACCGTCACAGCCTAACTGCATCATCATTGCTGCATCAGCCGGAGTTGCCACACCGCCCGCTGCAAAATTAATCACCGGCAGTTTACCATTCTCAGCAACATACTTAACCAGTTCAAATGGAGCTTTTAATTCTTTAGCTGCTGTCATTAATTCTTCACTGTCTTTAGTAGTTAATTCTTTAATCTGTGCTTTAATTTTGCGCATATGGCGCACTGCCTCTACTACATTACCGGTACCTGCCTCTCCCTTGGTCCTAATCATACTGGCTCCTTCGCCGACTCTCCGCAATGCTTCGCCTAAATCAGTTGCACCACAGACGAAAGGAACATCAAACTTAGTCTTATCAATGTGATTATCTTCATCAGCCGGGGTTAGAACTTCACTCTCGTCTATGTAATCTACACCTATTTCCTCTAATATCTGAGCTTCTACAAAGTGACCGATCCGTGCTTTAGCCATTACCGGAATAGTAACTGCTTCAATGATCTCTTTAACCATTGCCGGATCTGAAGCCCGAGCTACACCGCCGTCCTGCCGAATATCAGCCGGTACTCTCTCTAAAGCCATGACTGCTACTGCTCCTGCTTCTTCAGCAATCTCTGCCTCCTTAGAATTAGTAACATCCATAATTACGCCGCCTTTTAGCATCTGAGCTAAATTCTTATTCAATTCATACCTTTCCTCTTCCATTTCTCTTCATCTCCTTTACAGTAGTTTTAAAATCAAGTATAATAATTGTATGGGTATAATTGGCCCAATCACTGCTTTGTACCCATAATTCATTATATATTATTAAATATTGTACTGTCAATAGGGATACAATATTAATTCCAGAAAATAATGAACCGTTACAATTATAAGAATATCAGCTAAGGGAGGAAACAATATGATTGCAAGTATAGAATTGAAGAAATCAGCTTCAAAACATCTCTATCTCCAGCTTTACAGTCAGCTTAGGGAATTAATCTTAAAAGGAGAACTAGAAGCAGATACCAAATTGCCACCGATTCGTAAGTTTTCTAAAAAACTAAGCGTCAATAA from the Acetohalobium arabaticum DSM 5501 genome contains:
- a CDS encoding CBS domain-containing protein, producing the protein MQLKNIMTSDVSTIDTNSTVQDAAKIMNDLDVGIVPVCSGQKPVGVVTDRDIVLRNTAQGGDINTPIEQVMSDDPVYGTPDMSPQEAAQLMSEKQIRRLPIVENDNIVGIISLGDLSTESRTDMEAGKALSTISTPSRPEK
- the pdxT gene encoding pyridoxal 5'-phosphate synthase glutaminase subunit PdxT yields the protein MVKVGVLALQGGVEEHLSLLESLPEVEASPVKKQSELTKLDGLIIPGGESTTIGRLIEIFGLKEKLIELGKAGLPIWGTCAGMILLAKEILGSGKNHLGLMNITVKRNGYGNQLASFRTEVEVPAVAEESLPLVFIRAPYVTEVGSEVKVLARIDENIVAVEEKNFLATSFHPELTTDSNFHQYFINKVNAR
- the pdxS gene encoding pyridoxal 5'-phosphate synthase lyase subunit PdxS, which produces MEEERYELNKNLAQMLKGGVIMDVTNSKEAEIAEEAGAVAVMALERVPADIRQDGGVARASDPAMVKEIIEAVTIPVMAKARIGHFVEAQILEEIGVDYIDESEVLTPADEDNHIDKTKFDVPFVCGATDLGEALRRVGEGASMIRTKGEAGTGNVVEAVRHMRKIKAQIKELTTKDSEELMTAAKELKAPFELVKYVAENGKLPVINFAAGGVATPADAAMMMQLGCDGVFVGSGIFKSGDPSKRGRAIVEAVAHYDDPEVVAEVSENLGEAMVGINVDTLSDDEKLAQRGW